A DNA window from Syntrophales bacterium contains the following coding sequences:
- the porB gene encoding pyruvate synthase subunit PorB — MNIVENFDLYAPKLTDRKEYFSQGHRACQGCGEALAIRLMCKALGKDTIIVNATGCMEVVSSMYPTNAWQLPWIHVAFPNAASVGAGVESALKILRRKGKIADRDVKTVCIGGDGGTFDIGFQALSGTMERGHDVLYVCLDNEAYMNTGIQRSGATPFGASTTTDPAGPVSIGKSQWKKNIAEIMVAHDVSYVATACHSYPVDFMNKVKKARAVKGPSFIHCLTVCPTGWRTPTSECIKMGRLIVETGVFPLYEVEDGKYRMTYRPEPLKPVELYIKKQGRFRHLTPDRIQTIQERVNLEYRKLIDKVEGLHSWKELAD; from the coding sequence ATGAATATAGTCGAAAACTTTGATCTGTACGCCCCGAAGCTTACGGATAGAAAAGAGTATTTCAGTCAGGGACACCGCGCCTGCCAGGGATGTGGTGAAGCGCTGGCCATACGGCTCATGTGCAAGGCCCTGGGCAAGGACACGATTATCGTCAACGCCACGGGATGCATGGAAGTCGTATCCTCCATGTATCCCACCAACGCCTGGCAGCTTCCCTGGATCCATGTCGCCTTTCCAAACGCGGCATCGGTGGGAGCCGGCGTCGAGTCGGCCCTGAAAATTCTCCGGCGCAAGGGAAAGATCGCCGACCGGGACGTAAAGACCGTCTGCATCGGCGGTGACGGCGGGACCTTCGATATCGGATTCCAGGCCCTCTCAGGCACCATGGAGCGGGGCCACGACGTTCTCTACGTCTGCCTTGACAACGAGGCCTACATGAACACGGGTATTCAGAGATCCGGCGCGACGCCCTTCGGCGCGTCCACCACGACGGACCCGGCCGGGCCCGTCAGCATCGGCAAGAGCCAGTGGAAGAAAAACATCGCCGAAATCATGGTTGCCCACGACGTGTCGTACGTTGCCACAGCCTGCCATAGTTATCCCGTTGATTTTATGAATAAAGTTAAAAAAGCACGGGCGGTGAAGGGTCCCAGTTTCATTCACTGCCTGACCGTCTGTCCCACGGGATGGAGAACGCCTACATCGGAGTGCATCAAAATGGGACGGCTCATCGTTGAGACGGGAGTATTCCCCCTCTACGAGGTGGAGGACGGCAAATATCGCATGACATACCGGCCGGAGCCTCTCAAGCCCGTCGAGTTATACATCAAGAAGCAGGGACGGTTCCGGCATCTTACACCGGACAGGATCCAGACTATCCAGGAACGTGTCAATCTCGAGTACCGAAAGCTGATCGACAAGGTCGAAGGGCTTCATTCCTGGAAAGAACTCGCTGATTAA